A section of the Saccopteryx leptura isolate mSacLep1 chromosome 6, mSacLep1_pri_phased_curated, whole genome shotgun sequence genome encodes:
- the C6H15orf61 gene encoding uncharacterized protein C15orf61 homolog — protein sequence MGALVRCGGPAPSSARPTASEGRGPRARPAMEALRRAHEAALRLLLCRPWASGAASRPKPRASEVLTRHLLQRRLPHWTSFCVPYSAVRNDQFGLSHFNWPVQGANYHVLRTGCFPFIKYHCSKAPWQDLTQQDRFFTALKVVNLGIPTLLYGLGSWLFARVTETVHTSYGPITVYFLNKEDEGAMY from the exons ATGGGCGCGCTCGTTCGCTGCGGCGGCCCCGCCCCCAGTAGCGCGCGCCCCACGGCGTCCGAAGGGCGGGGACCGCGGGCGAGGCCGGCCATGGAGGCCCTGCGGAGAGCCCACGAGGCCGCGCTCCGGCTGCTGCTGTGCCGGCCTTGGGCCTCGGGCGCCGCCTCCCGCCCGAAGCCGCGCGCCTCGGAGGTGCTGACGCGGCACCTGCTGCAGCGGCGCCTGCCGCACTGGACCTCCTTCTGCGTACCCTACAGCGCCGTCCGCAACGACCAGTTCGGCCTTTCGCACTTCAACTGGCCGGTGCAGGGCGCCAACTACCACGTCTTGCGCACCGGCTGCTTCCCCTTCATCAAGTATCACTGCTCCAAGGCCCCCTGGCAGGACCTGACCCAGCAGGACCGGTTCTTCACGGCGCTCAAGGTTGTCAACCTCG GTATTCCAACTTTATTATATGGACTTGGCTCCTGGTTATTTGCTAGAGTCACAGAGACTGTGCATACCAGTTATGGACCAATaacagtttattttctaaataaagaagatgaagGTGCCATGTATTGA